A genomic segment from Vicia villosa cultivar HV-30 ecotype Madison, WI unplaced genomic scaffold, Vvil1.0 ctg.000218F_1_1, whole genome shotgun sequence encodes:
- the LOC131625517 gene encoding nicastrin, whose translation MALTFFFLFFFSHLLSSNSGQSAPMESVPDLQNTMYTDVDGFPCVRLLSLSGTIGCSNPGRDKVVAPIVRFEDVDHVSELSSILVSFDEFPAFFARLSDDPSFASKVGGVLVEPVIDSQKKLNGFSPDKKFPQAEFAPYHNISYEWNPIGSDIMWKSYNFPVFLLTESGAKILQEFVLKSKDKKEAYTANVAEFDLVMQTMKSGTHDSESCLKEGTCLPLGGYSVWSSLPPINVSSLKPPKPIILTVASMDSASFFRDKSLGADSPISGLIALLAAADALSRLDGLGGLSKQLVFVVFTGEAWGYLGSRRFLVELDEHSDAVHGLNHSLIEKVFEIGSVGKGLNQGAKNYFAHAEGDSSATNQIMAALKHAQESLPSEDINIASASVSNPGIPPSSLMTFLNKNPKVSGVVLEDFDSSFVNKFYRSHLDDLSNVNSSAVVAAASLVARTLYILASETDDVQNSTLAAINVNVSLVEQLMGCLLDCDPGLSCELVKKYISPASTCASNYVGVILDEPSSTPYQGYINDVPRFIWNFLADITSIPTENNGSDCQQGCSGSNEICIKAETDGKGVCTLSTTRYVPAYSTRLKFESGVWSILPPNASDNMGVVDPVWTESNWNSLGIRVYTVQTAAYDWVVLFGGIALTILAYLAIAVTRTLVAKATKRD comes from the exons ATGGCGCTaaccttcttcttcctcttcttcttctctcacCTTCTCTCTTCCAACTCTG GACAATCCGCCCCCATGGAATCGGTTCCCGATCTTCAGAACACCATGTACACGGACGTCGATGGATTTCCTTGTGTCCGGTTGCTGAGTCTCTCTGGAACCATCGGTTGTTCAA ATCCTGGACGAGATAAGGTTGTTGCTCCAATTGTAAGGTTTGAAGATGTTGATCATGTATCAGAGTTATCTTCTATATTGGTGTCATTCGATGAGTTTCCTGCTTTCTTTGCCAG ATTATCAGATGATCCAAGCTTTGCAAGCAAAGTTGGTGGTGTACTAGTTGAACCAGTTATTGATTCACAAAAGAAGTTAAATG GATTTTCTCCTGATAAAAAGTTTCCGCAAGCTGAGTTTGCTCCTTACCATAATATCAGCTATGAATGGAATCCAATT GGTTCCGATATTATGTGGAAATCCTACAATTTTCCTGTGTTTTTACTCACAGAAAGTGGCGCAAAGATTCTTCAAGAG TTTGTATTAAAGAGTAAGGACAAAAAGGAAGCTTATACTGCTAATGTGGCCGAGTTTGATCTTGTGATGCAG ACAATGAAATCTGGAACACATGATTCAGAGTCTTGTTTAAAAGAAGGAACTTGTCTCCCTTTAGGTGGATACAG TGTTTGGTCGTCACTTCCACCAATCAATGTTTCATCCTTAAAACCGCCTAAGCCCATTATATTGACAGTAGCCTCTATGGATTCTGCTTCCTTTTTCCGGGACAAAAGCCTTGGTGCAGATTCCCCTATTTCT GGCTTAATTGCATTACTGGCAGCTGCTGATGCACTTTCTCGTTTGGATGGTCTTGGTGGCCTTAGTAAACAG CTTGTTTTTGTAGTTTTCACTGGAGAAGCATGGGGTTATCTCGGAAGCAGAAGATTTTTAGTAGAACTTGACGAGCACTCAGATGCTGTTCATGGCCTTAATCACTCATTAATTGAAAAG GTCTTTGAAATTGGTTCTGTTGGAAAGGGTCTCAATCAAGGTGCTAAAAACTACTTTGCTCATGCAGAGGGG GATTCTTCTGCCACAAATCAGATAATGGCTGCCCTGAAACATGCGCAAGAGTCGCTACCGTCTGAAGATATAAATATTGCATCTGCAAGTGTCTCCAATCCTGGGATACCTCCATCATCTTTAATGACCTTTTTGAATAAG AACCCCAAAGTCTCTGGTGTCGTGCTAGAAGATTTTGACTCTTCCTTTGTCAACAAGTTCTACCGTAGTCATCTTGATGATTTAT CAAATGTGAACTCATCAGCTGTAGTTGCTGCTGCTTCTCTTGTTGCTCGAACCCTTTACATACTGGCTAGTGAAACTGATGATGTACAAAATTCAACTTTGGCTGCTATAAATGTAAATGTCTCACTTGTTGAACAACTCATGGGTTGCTTGTTGGATTGTGATCCTGGTCTTTCTTGTGAGTTGGTGAAGAAATATATTTCACCCGCTTCAACCTGCGCAAGCAATTATGTTGGTGTTATCTTAGATGAACCTTCATCCACACCTTATCAAGGATACATTAATGATGTTCCTAGGTTCATCTGGAATTTTCTAGCAGACATAACTTCTATCCCAACGGAGAATAATGGCTCAGACTGTCAACAGGGTTGCAGTGGTAGCAATGAAATTTGCATTAAAGCAGAGACTGATGGAAAAGGCGTCTGCACTCTCTCTACAACTAG GTATGTTCCAGCATATTCGACACGATTAAAATTTGAATCAGGAGTATGGAGTATTTTGCCCCCCAATGCCTCAGATAACATGGGTGTCGTAGACCCAGTCTGGACAGAAAGCAACTGGAATTCATTAGGCATTCGGGTTTACACGGTCCAAACTGCTGCTTACGATTGGGTTGTTCTGTTTGGGGGAATTGCTCTTACAATCTTGGCATACCTTGCAATAGCAGTTAC